The stretch of DNA GCCTGTTGGCGGCGCCGTGGATCGTCGTGCTGACCATTCCCGGCGCATGGTCAATGCTGGACATCCATGTCAGCCGGCCCGCCGTCATTCAGCGCGCGGACGAGACCTTTCAGGCCGGCGACGTCCGGCGCTTTCAGGACATCGAGTTCGTATGGATTCCCGCCGGCCAGTTTCGCATGGGAAGCCCCGAAACGGAACCCGACCGGCGTCCGGACGAAACCGCGCACATGGTGACCCTTTCGCACGGATTCTGGATGGGCCGGTTCGAGGTCACGCGGTCGCAATGGCATGCGGTCATGAAAAATCCGCCCGAAACGTACGATGAAGACACGGAAGGCCGCTTGCCGATCACCGGCGTGACGTGGACCGAATGCCAGGCGTTCATCGCGGCGCTCAACCGGGGACGCGACGGCGGATTTCGGCTGCCTTCCGAAGCCGAATGGGAATATGCGTGCCGCGCGGGCGGAACGGACGCGTATTCGTGCGGCGGCGATTCGGCCTGCCTGGCCGAACACGCGTGGTATGCCCGCAACAGCGAAGGCCGGGTCCATCCCGTCGGGGAAAAAGCGCCGAACCCATGGGGTTTGTACGATATGCACGGCAACGTCTGGGAATGGTGCCGGGATTTCTATGGCGAATATCCGGAGCGCCGCGTTGTCGATCCCGCGGGACCGCCAACCGGCCAACACCCCGTGTTGCGCGGCGGCAGTTGGTTTTCTCCCCCCGAAGATTGCCGCGCCGCGCGCCGGTTCGTGTTTGTGCCGGGTTACTTCACCGACCGGACCATCCTCGGCTTCCGCCTTGCGCGCACCAACAACCCGGCACGTGATCCGGCGCCGCGGGAACCGGCGCGGCAACAGGAGCCATGACAAGCACGAAAATGTGCGCCGGCAAGATGGAACCCTATGCAGTTTCGCCGGCGCTTCGCTTCGACGTTGGTTCCGCCGTGAAGGCGAGGCTTGCCGCGCAGAGCACGACGAACACGGATCCGATGTTGTGGACAATCGCGCCCCAGATGGGCGTCAGGTATCCCGATCCGCTGGCCGCCACGGCCAACAGATTGAAGGCAAGGCCGAACGCGATATTCCATTTGATAACGGCGATCATGCGCCGGCCAAGCCGGATGAGAAAGGGAATTTTGGCGATGTCGTCGTGCATAAGGACGACGTCGGCCGTTTCGAGCGCGACGTGCGTGCCCGCGGCGCCCATCGCAACGCCGATATGCGCGGCGGCCAGGGCCGGCGCATCGTTGATGCCGTCGCCGACGAACATGACAACATGCCCTTCGTCCTGAAGCCGGCGGATGACGGCGAGTTTGTCGCCGGGTTTCTGTCCCCACCACACATCCTTTGCGCCGGTAGCCTCGGCGATCTGGCGCGCGGCCGTCTCGTGATCGCCGGAGAGCACGCCCACGCGCCGCACGCCAAGGCCGGCAAGACGCTCCACGGCGCCGCGGGCTGCGGGCCGCACGTGATCCGCGACGCTGATGAAACCCAGCGGTCGTTTATCCCGGAAGACAATGAGCGGCGTGGCGCCGGTTTCCTCGCATTGGCGCAGGCGGATTTGCAGCGGGCCGGGAATGCCGGCTGTCCCGCCGCAAAGGTAAGCGCTGCCGACTTCAATCTGGCGGCCCTCGACCAGCGCGCGCACGCCAAGACCGATCTCCGTGGCCATGGCCTCCGCATGGAGCACGGCGATCCGGGCATAATGCGCCGCCTTCAGGACGGCGCGGGCCAGCGGATGCGTGCTGCCCTGCTCGACGCTGGCCGCGCACGCAAGCACTGTGTCCGGCTCGACGCCGTCCGCCGCGACGATCTCCGCAACGCGGGGTTTGCCTTCCGTCAATGTTCCGGTTTTGTCGAAAAGCACGGCATCGGTCCGGCCGGCTTCTTCGAGATATTGGCCACCCCGCACAAGAACGCCCGCGCGCGCGGCCCGGCCCATTGCGGCGACTATGGCGGTCGGCGCAGCGAGGATCAACGCGCACGGACACCCGACGATGAGCACGGTTATCGCGCGTTGGGCCTCGCCGGTAAGCATCCACGCCAGTGCCGCGCAGGCCAGGATGGCCGGCGTGAACCAGCGCGCGTAACGTTCAATCAGCGTGAGGCTGCGCGGACGGTGCGCCTCGGCTTCGGCGACGAGTTTGATGACCTTTCCCAGCGTCGAGTCTTCGCCGACGCGCCGCGCCACGATTTCGATTACGCCGTTATGGTTCAGCGTGCCGGCATATACCTCGTCGCCGGGCGCTTTCTCCTTTGGAATCGGTTCGCCGGTCATCGAGGATTCATCAACGGCCGTTACGCCGGCTTGAATGGCCGCGTCCACGGGGATGCGTTCGCCGGGCTTGACCAGCAA from Candidatus Hydrogenedentota bacterium encodes:
- a CDS encoding formylglycine-generating enzyme family protein is translated as MDRARQWIVTLLLALGPFCLLAYILTRIDAPGPAWFAVVILAVSDRIFGALGFVPPVASWAIAGFLLGGLTHLAVWELREVNRPYLRYGLLAAPWIVVLTIPGAWSMLDIHVSRPAVIQRADETFQAGDVRRFQDIEFVWIPAGQFRMGSPETEPDRRPDETAHMVTLSHGFWMGRFEVTRSQWHAVMKNPPETYDEDTEGRLPITGVTWTECQAFIAALNRGRDGGFRLPSEAEWEYACRAGGTDAYSCGGDSACLAEHAWYARNSEGRVHPVGEKAPNPWGLYDMHGNVWEWCRDFYGEYPERRVVDPAGPPTGQHPVLRGGSWFSPPEDCRAARRFVFVPGYFTDRTILGFRLARTNNPARDPAPREPARQQEP
- a CDS encoding cation-translocating P-type ATPase, with protein sequence MIGRFAYRGVYRELLVSRDFARVACAGGLALASAAWDRAQGAPTDAGLALAWISVALNGLPIVWGAVRGVLRGEVNVDELVSLAIVASLIEGEVLTAAVVSFVMVFGSLVEAATSDSARKAIESLMSIAPETAVRITDGSLETVRIDAIRPGDRLLVKPGERIPVDAAIQAGVTAVDESSMTGEPIPKEKAPGDEVYAGTLNHNGVIEIVARRVGEDSTLGKVIKLVAEAEAHRPRSLTLIERYARWFTPAILACAALAWMLTGEAQRAITVLIVGCPCALILAAPTAIVAAMGRAARAGVLVRGGQYLEEAGRTDAVLFDKTGTLTEGKPRVAEIVAADGVEPDTVLACAASVEQGSTHPLARAVLKAAHYARIAVLHAEAMATEIGLGVRALVEGRQIEVGSAYLCGGTAGIPGPLQIRLRQCEETGATPLIVFRDKRPLGFISVADHVRPAARGAVERLAGLGVRRVGVLSGDHETAARQIAEATGAKDVWWGQKPGDKLAVIRRLQDEGHVVMFVGDGINDAPALAAAHIGVAMGAAGTHVALETADVVLMHDDIAKIPFLIRLGRRMIAVIKWNIAFGLAFNLLAVAASGSGYLTPIWGAIVHNIGSVFVVLCAASLAFTAEPTSKRSAGETA